Proteins encoded by one window of Lactobacillus paragasseri:
- the eno gene encoding phosphopyruvate hydratase produces MLKSVIENIHALEIFDSRGNPTVEVFVTLSNGVVGKAEVPSGASTGENEAVELRDGGSRLGGKGVMNAVNNVNTEINDALKGLDPHDQPNIDATMIALDGTPNKGRLGANAILGVSMATACAAAKDNHQPLYRYLGGTDLEMPQTFHNVINGGEHADNGIDIQEFMITPVAKTSFRDGFEKIVNVYHTLKKVLEDMGYETGLGDEGGFAPNMKNSEEALKALHESIIKAGYKPGEDIAIACDCAASYFYNKEDGKYHLEGKVLTDEELADYYDKLLDEFPELISMEDPYDENDVEGMVKFTESHKDRIQIVLDDFICTNPKLLNKAIHEGAGNASLIKLNQIGTVTETLETIRLSRKNGYNTMISHRSGETGDTFIADFAVAVNGGQLKSGAPARSERVEKYNRLLEIEEELGKGERLAFFPDNVDLD; encoded by the coding sequence ACCCAACTGTTGAAGTTTTCGTTACCCTTTCAAACGGTGTCGTAGGTAAGGCCGAAGTTCCATCTGGTGCTTCAACTGGTGAAAACGAAGCTGTTGAATTACGTGATGGTGGTTCACGTCTTGGTGGTAAAGGTGTTATGAACGCTGTTAACAACGTTAACACTGAAATCAACGATGCTTTAAAGGGATTAGATCCACACGATCAACCAAACATTGACGCAACTATGATCGCTTTAGACGGTACTCCAAACAAGGGTCGTCTTGGTGCTAACGCTATCTTGGGTGTATCTATGGCTACTGCTTGTGCAGCTGCTAAGGATAACCACCAACCATTGTACCGTTACCTTGGTGGTACTGACCTTGAAATGCCTCAAACTTTCCACAACGTTATTAACGGTGGTGAACACGCAGACAACGGTATCGATATTCAAGAATTCATGATTACTCCAGTTGCTAAGACTTCATTCCGTGATGGTTTTGAAAAGATTGTTAACGTATACCACACTTTGAAAAAAGTTCTTGAAGACATGGGTTACGAAACTGGCTTAGGTGACGAAGGTGGTTTCGCTCCTAACATGAAGAACTCAGAAGAAGCTTTAAAGGCATTACATGAATCAATTATTAAGGCTGGTTACAAGCCAGGTGAAGATATTGCTATTGCATGTGACTGTGCTGCTTCATACTTCTACAACAAAGAAGACGGCAAGTACCACCTTGAAGGTAAAGTTCTTACTGACGAAGAATTGGCAGATTACTACGACAAGTTACTTGACGAATTCCCAGAATTAATTTCTATGGAAGACCCATACGATGAAAACGATGTTGAAGGTATGGTTAAGTTCACTGAAAGCCACAAGGACCGTATCCAAATTGTTCTTGACGACTTCATTTGTACTAACCCTAAGCTTTTGAACAAGGCTATTCACGAAGGTGCTGGTAACGCTTCATTAATCAAGTTGAACCAAATCGGTACTGTTACTGAAACTCTTGAAACTATTCGTCTTTCACGTAAGAATGGTTACAACACTATGATTTCTCACCGTTCAGGTGAAACTGGTGATACCTTCATCGCTGACTTCGCAGTTGCTGTTAACGGTGGTCAATTGAAGAGTGGTGCTCCAGCTCGTTCAGAACGTGTTGAAAAGTACAACCGTTTACTTGAAATTGAAGAAGAACTTGGTAAGGGTGAACGTTTAGCATTCTTCCCAGACAACGTTGACTTAGACTAA
- a CDS encoding ABC-F family ATP-binding cassette domain-containing protein: MITVSDLSLNLSGRTLYEDVNLKFTPGNCYGVIGANGAGKSTFLKLLEGKIEPTTGNISIDANERMSSLNQDHFAFEDCTVLDTVIQGHKELYQVMKDKDELYSKPDFSDEDGVKAAELESKFAELDGWNAEADASKLLQSLGIPEDLHQSKMSELPEADKVKVLLAQALFGNPDILLLDEPTNGLDVHTVNWLEDFLADYPNIVIVVSHDRHFLNQVCTQMCDVDYGKIQLYMGNYDFWYESSKLASELAANQNAKKEEKIKELQEFIARFSANASKSKQATSRKKQLEKITLDDIKPSSRKYPYVKFEMHRDLGNDLLKVEDVSYSVDGEKILDHVSFIVRPGDKVAFLSRNTLATTALMDIIAGKIKPETGTVTWGQTTAFNYMSRDLNANFNNDELTILDWLRQYATKEQDDNTFLRGFLGRMLFSGEEIEKKIKVLSGGEKVRCQLSRMMLEPANVLVMDDPTNHLDLESITSLNDALKDYQGSILFTSHDHEFIQTIADHIVEVGPKGIVSRADTNYDEFLNSTTIQEQVENIY, translated from the coding sequence TTGATTACTGTCTCAGATTTGAGTTTAAATTTATCTGGTCGTACTTTATACGAAGATGTTAACTTAAAATTTACTCCCGGTAATTGTTATGGAGTAATTGGCGCTAATGGTGCGGGTAAGTCTACTTTTTTAAAACTTTTAGAAGGTAAAATTGAACCTACAACAGGAAATATTTCTATTGACGCTAATGAAAGAATGTCTAGCTTAAATCAAGATCACTTTGCGTTTGAAGATTGTACTGTTTTAGATACAGTGATTCAGGGGCATAAAGAACTTTATCAAGTAATGAAAGATAAGGATGAGCTTTATTCTAAACCTGATTTTAGTGATGAAGATGGTGTAAAGGCAGCTGAACTTGAATCCAAGTTTGCGGAGCTTGATGGCTGGAATGCGGAAGCTGATGCTTCTAAATTGTTGCAATCTTTAGGTATTCCTGAAGACTTGCATCAAAGTAAAATGAGCGAGTTACCAGAAGCAGATAAAGTTAAAGTTTTATTAGCGCAAGCCTTGTTTGGTAATCCTGATATTCTTTTACTTGATGAGCCGACTAACGGTTTAGACGTTCACACCGTAAATTGGCTTGAAGATTTTTTAGCTGATTATCCAAATATTGTTATTGTTGTATCTCACGATCGTCACTTCTTAAACCAAGTATGTACACAAATGTGTGATGTTGATTACGGCAAAATTCAGCTCTATATGGGTAATTATGATTTTTGGTATGAATCAAGTAAGCTAGCTTCAGAATTAGCAGCTAACCAAAATGCAAAGAAGGAAGAAAAAATCAAAGAACTTCAAGAGTTCATTGCTCGTTTTTCAGCAAATGCATCTAAGTCTAAGCAGGCTACATCAAGAAAGAAACAATTAGAAAAAATTACGCTTGACGATATTAAACCATCTTCTCGTAAATATCCTTATGTTAAGTTCGAAATGCATCGAGATTTAGGAAACGATTTATTAAAGGTTGAAGACGTATCTTACAGCGTTGATGGCGAAAAAATCTTAGACCATGTTTCATTTATTGTGCGACCTGGAGATAAGGTTGCCTTTTTATCACGCAATACTTTAGCAACTACTGCTTTAATGGATATTATTGCTGGTAAAATAAAACCAGAAACTGGCACTGTGACATGGGGACAAACAACTGCTTTTAACTATATGTCTCGTGATTTGAACGCTAACTTTAACAATGATGAACTAACGATTTTAGATTGGCTACGTCAATATGCTACTAAAGAACAGGATGATAATACTTTCCTACGCGGCTTCTTAGGTCGAATGCTCTTTTCTGGAGAAGAAATTGAGAAGAAAATTAAGGTGCTTTCCGGTGGAGAAAAGGTGCGTTGCCAACTGTCTAGGATGATGTTAGAACCAGCTAATGTATTGGTAATGGATGATCCGACAAATCACTTGGACTTAGAGTCAATTACTTCTCTTAATGATGCATTGAAAGATTATCAAGGATCAATTCTGTTTACTTCCCATGATCATGAATTTATTCAAACGATTGCTGATCATATTGTAGAAGTTGGACCTAAAGGAATTGTTAGTCGAGCTGATACGAATTATGATGAATTTCTAAACAGTACAACAATTCAAGAACAAGTAGAAAATATTTATTAA